One Caretta caretta isolate rCarCar2 chromosome 24, rCarCar1.hap1, whole genome shotgun sequence genomic region harbors:
- the FCER1G gene encoding high affinity immunoglobulin epsilon receptor subunit gamma isoform X1 — translation MKMWLVAGLLLLLRAEGAEALAEPELCYVLDAILFIYGIILTVLYCRLKLQVRNASKAVPSTAYSQKEEGIYTGLSTQNQETYETLQTKPN, via the exons ATGAAGATGTGGCTCGTGGCcggcctgctgctgctcctcagggCCGAAGGCGCAG AGGCGCTGGCCGAACCCGAGCTGTGTTACGTCCTGGACGCCATCCTGTTCATCTATGGCATCATCCTCACAGTGCTCTACTGCCGCCTGAAG CTCCAGGTTCGAAATGCCTCAAAAGCTGTCCCCAGCACAGCCTATAGT CAGAAAGAAGAAGGGATCTATACT GGGCTCAGCACTCAGAACCAGGAGACCTATGAAACCCTCCAGACCAAGCCCAATTAG
- the FCER1G gene encoding high affinity immunoglobulin epsilon receptor subunit gamma isoform X2 has protein sequence MKMWLVAGLLLLLRAEGAEALAEPELCYVLDAILFIYGIILTVLYCRLKLQVRNASKAVPSTAYSKEEGIYTGLSTQNQETYETLQTKPN, from the exons ATGAAGATGTGGCTCGTGGCcggcctgctgctgctcctcagggCCGAAGGCGCAG AGGCGCTGGCCGAACCCGAGCTGTGTTACGTCCTGGACGCCATCCTGTTCATCTATGGCATCATCCTCACAGTGCTCTACTGCCGCCTGAAG CTCCAGGTTCGAAATGCCTCAAAAGCTGTCCCCAGCACAGCCTATAGT AAAGAAGAAGGGATCTATACT GGGCTCAGCACTCAGAACCAGGAGACCTATGAAACCCTCCAGACCAAGCCCAATTAG